Proteins from a single region of Fusobacterium gonidiaformans ATCC 25563:
- the yajC gene encoding preprotein translocase subunit YajC, whose product MEKYGNLILIVLVWGAIFYFLVMRPNKKRQKEQKELFDSLHEGVEVVTAGGIKGTILYVGEDFVDVKVDKGVKLTVRKTSISTIVK is encoded by the coding sequence ATGGAAAAATACGGAAATCTTATACTAATTGTCTTAGTTTGGGGAGCAATTTTTTATTTCTTAGTAATGAGACCTAATAAAAAAAGACAAAAAGAACAAAAAGAATTATTCGATTCTCTACACGAAGGGGTAGAAGTAGTAACAGCAGGTGGAATCAAAGGAACGATTTTATATGTCGGAGAAGACTTTGTGGATGTAAAAGTGGACAAGGGAGTAAAATTAACAGTTCGAAAGACTTCTATCTCTACTATTGTAAAATAA
- the yqeK gene encoding bis(5'-nucleosyl)-tetraphosphatase (symmetrical) YqeK, which translates to MREEEKDYCVWLSKILSKKRFAHVLSVVKEADYLARKNGADVEKCRLAALLHDCAKEMPLEEMQEICRREKFVDLSEQDLENGEILHGFVASVYVKEKFGIEDKEILEAICYHTVGKVGMSLIGKIVYIADAIEETRNYPNVVAIREKTHENLELGILMEIEHKLEYLSSIGARLHPNTLEWKKSLEEGN; encoded by the coding sequence ATGAGAGAAGAAGAAAAAGATTATTGTGTCTGGCTATCTAAAATCCTTTCTAAGAAACGTTTTGCTCACGTGTTATCGGTTGTGAAAGAGGCAGATTATCTTGCTAGAAAAAATGGAGCCGATGTTGAGAAATGTCGTTTAGCCGCTTTGTTACACGATTGTGCAAAAGAAATGCCTTTGGAAGAAATGCAGGAAATCTGTCGAAGAGAAAAATTTGTAGACTTATCGGAGCAAGACTTAGAGAATGGAGAGATTTTACATGGCTTTGTGGCTTCTGTCTACGTAAAAGAAAAATTTGGAATTGAGGATAAAGAGATTTTAGAAGCAATTTGTTATCATACAGTAGGAAAAGTAGGAATGTCTCTGATAGGAAAAATCGTATATATTGCAGATGCTATTGAAGAAACTAGAAATTACCCAAATGTTGTTGCTATTCGAGAAAAAACACACGAGAATTTGGAGTTGGGAATTTTAATGGAAATAGAGCATAAACTAGAGTATTTATCATCGATAGGAGCTAGACTTCATCCGAATACTTTGGAGTGGAAAAAGAGTTTAGAGGAGGGAAATTGA
- a CDS encoding KdsC family phosphatase has translation MLEKIEMVVFDIDGTLTDGRLIRDNEGNTSKNFYAKDGFAMGQWLRLGKKIGIITGKESRIVADRAKELGIIDVIQGSKNKAKDLEQFLEKYSYTREQIAYMGDDINDLGILSKVGFSSCPKDAAPEVLAMVDFIAAHNGGQGAARDLMEHIMKANGMWKKVLEYYQKEENRS, from the coding sequence ATGTTGGAAAAAATAGAAATGGTAGTTTTTGATATTGATGGGACCTTAACGGATGGGAGATTGATTCGAGATAATGAGGGAAATACTTCTAAGAATTTTTATGCAAAAGATGGTTTTGCAATGGGACAATGGCTTCGACTTGGAAAGAAGATTGGAATTATTACCGGAAAAGAATCTCGCATTGTAGCAGATCGTGCAAAAGAATTGGGAATTATAGATGTTATTCAGGGTTCTAAAAACAAGGCAAAAGATCTAGAACAATTTTTAGAAAAGTATTCGTATACAAGAGAACAGATTGCCTATATGGGAGATGACATCAATGACTTAGGAATTTTATCCAAAGTAGGCTTTTCTTCTTGTCCTAAAGATGCTGCACCGGAGGTGTTAGCAATGGTGGATTTTATTGCGGCTCATAATGGAGGACAGGGAGCAGCTAGAGATTTGATGGAACACATTATGAAGGCAAATGGAATGTGGAAAAAAGTATTAGAATATTATCAAAAAGAAGAAAATCGTTCTTGA
- a CDS encoding HutD family protein, whose amino-acid sequence MYTIIKKNEWQSLEWSGGITNQLYIYPKTGDYTTRNFSARISIAETRDESRSQFTNLPGIDRFISNLEGTMKLEHEDHYDIEVHPYEIERFQGSWVTFSTGKYRDFNLMLQGVMGDLYFKELTGDITLHLQEALTFAFIYVIEGSIILDKQIKLEASDLLIATDCRLDVKTDSAKVYYGFVKEWDS is encoded by the coding sequence ATGTATACCATCATCAAAAAAAACGAATGGCAAAGTTTAGAATGGAGTGGAGGAATCACAAACCAACTTTATATTTATCCAAAAACTGGTGATTATACCACAAGAAATTTCTCTGCAAGAATTAGTATTGCAGAAACGAGAGATGAAAGTCGCTCACAATTTACAAATCTACCGGGAATTGATCGTTTCATTTCTAATCTAGAAGGTACCATGAAATTAGAGCATGAAGATCATTACGATATTGAAGTTCATCCTTATGAAATCGAACGATTTCAAGGCTCTTGGGTTACTTTTTCTACTGGAAAATACCGAGATTTTAATTTAATGTTACAAGGAGTAATGGGGGATTTATACTTTAAAGAATTAACAGGAGATATCACACTTCATCTACAAGAAGCCTTAACTTTTGCTTTTATCTATGTCATTGAAGGAAGTATTATTTTAGATAAGCAAATAAAGTTGGAAGCTTCCGACCTTTTAATTGCAACCGATTGTAGATTAGATGTAAAAACCGATTCTGCCAAAGTTTACTATGGTTTTGTAAAAGAATGGGATTCTTAA
- a CDS encoding N-acetylmuramoyl-L-alanine amidase family protein yields the protein MYKKSLSILFFLFVCFSSFAAEIQKVVDRGEKIEIQLNGSVAGNITEAYDEDSRVLFLEIPKASLNKKIGLADNPYIENFNMEDYGGSVGLTCRLKNKLSYKIEKGSKSVALVFQQGSGKKKLIVIDPGHGGKDPGAARGAYREKDIVLSVGKYLKEELGGEYDIIITRDTDKFITLSERPKMGNRAGAKLFVSLHVNAAVNTAANGVEVYFFSKKSSPYAERIAQYENSFGEKFGEKSSSIAQISGEIAYKHNQTESIPLAENISKKIARSLGMRNGGAHGANFAVLRGFNGPSILVEMGFISNASDVEKLIREENQRQIAQDVAAGIREFFER from the coding sequence ATGTACAAAAAAAGTCTTAGTATCTTATTCTTTCTATTTGTTTGTTTTTCTAGTTTCGCAGCAGAAATTCAAAAGGTAGTGGATCGAGGAGAAAAAATTGAAATTCAATTAAACGGATCCGTTGCAGGGAATATCACAGAAGCGTATGATGAAGATAGTCGAGTTCTATTTTTAGAGATTCCAAAAGCTTCTTTAAATAAAAAAATAGGATTGGCGGATAATCCATACATAGAAAATTTTAATATGGAAGATTATGGGGGGAGTGTAGGTCTTACTTGTCGATTGAAAAATAAATTATCCTATAAGATAGAAAAGGGAAGTAAGTCGGTTGCTTTAGTTTTTCAACAAGGTTCCGGTAAGAAAAAATTGATTGTCATAGATCCGGGTCATGGAGGAAAAGATCCGGGAGCAGCAAGAGGAGCTTATCGTGAAAAAGATATTGTACTATCTGTTGGAAAATATTTGAAAGAAGAATTGGGCGGAGAATATGATATTATCATCACTCGAGATACGGATAAATTTATTACTCTTTCAGAAAGACCGAAGATGGGAAATCGAGCAGGTGCAAAATTATTTGTAAGTTTGCATGTGAATGCCGCTGTAAATACGGCTGCAAATGGAGTAGAAGTGTATTTTTTCTCAAAAAAATCTTCTCCTTATGCAGAAAGAATAGCTCAATATGAAAATAGTTTTGGAGAAAAATTTGGAGAAAAATCGAGTTCCATTGCTCAAATCTCAGGAGAAATTGCCTATAAACATAATCAAACGGAGTCTATTCCTTTAGCGGAAAATATTTCAAAAAAGATTGCTAGAAGCTTAGGAATGAGAAATGGCGGAGCTCATGGAGCAAATTTTGCAGTGCTTCGTGGATTCAATGGACCAAGTATTTTGGTAGAAATGGGATTTATTAGCAATGCTTCAGATGTTGAGAAATTGATTCGAGAGGAAAATCAAAGGCAGATTGCTCAAGATGTCGCGGCAGGAATACGAGAATTTTTTGAGCGTTAG
- the dnaJ gene encoding molecular chaperone DnaJ, with amino-acid sequence MEKRDYYEVLGVTKGSSEGEIKKAYRKAAMKYHPDKYTNASEKEKKEAEDKFKEVNEAYQVLSDPQKKQQYDQFGHAAFEQGAGGFGGGFGGDFEDLGDIFGDLFGSAFGGGFGGSSRRRSSVQPGDDLRLQVEITLEEANTGVEKTVKYNRKGKCTHCDGTGAEDKKVKQCSKCHGTGRIQVQQRTPFGVFQNVSECPDCHGTGKIPEKKCTHCHGTGAEKEKIEKTVKIPAGIDDGQKLKLTGMGDASTTGGAFGDLYVHVRVKPHPIFERNDIDLYCDVPITFATAVAGGEIEVPTLTGKKKVKIAAGTQTGKMMKLSGEGMKSLRGNYHGDLLIRLNIETPTNLTKHQMELLQKFEESLEEKNYPKRKSLFDKIKDLFQ; translated from the coding sequence ATGGAAAAGCGAGATTATTATGAAGTACTAGGGGTTACGAAAGGAAGTTCGGAAGGAGAGATTAAAAAAGCTTACCGAAAAGCAGCGATGAAGTATCACCCGGATAAATATACAAATGCAAGTGAGAAAGAAAAGAAAGAAGCAGAAGATAAATTTAAAGAAGTGAACGAGGCATATCAAGTTCTATCCGATCCACAAAAGAAGCAACAATATGATCAATTTGGTCATGCTGCTTTTGAACAAGGAGCAGGTGGTTTTGGAGGAGGCTTCGGTGGAGACTTTGAAGATTTAGGAGATATTTTTGGAGATTTATTTGGATCCGCTTTCGGAGGAGGTTTTGGAGGAAGTTCTCGGAGAAGATCCAGTGTACAGCCCGGCGATGATTTAAGATTACAAGTTGAAATTACTTTAGAAGAAGCGAATACTGGAGTAGAAAAAACTGTAAAATATAATCGAAAAGGAAAATGTACTCACTGTGATGGAACGGGTGCGGAAGACAAGAAAGTAAAGCAATGTAGTAAGTGTCATGGAACAGGAAGAATTCAAGTACAACAAAGAACACCGTTTGGGGTATTCCAAAATGTAAGTGAATGTCCGGATTGTCATGGAACAGGAAAAATTCCGGAAAAGAAATGTACTCATTGTCATGGAACGGGTGCTGAAAAAGAAAAAATTGAAAAGACAGTAAAAATTCCGGCAGGAATTGATGATGGACAAAAATTGAAGTTGACAGGTATGGGAGATGCAAGTACCACCGGTGGAGCTTTTGGAGATTTATATGTTCATGTTCGAGTAAAACCACATCCTATTTTTGAAAGAAATGATATTGACTTGTATTGTGATGTGCCAATTACTTTTGCCACAGCAGTTGCTGGAGGAGAAATTGAAGTTCCTACTTTAACAGGAAAGAAAAAGGTAAAAATTGCAGCAGGAACACAGACTGGAAAGATGATGAAACTTTCTGGAGAAGGAATGAAATCTTTACGAGGAAATTATCATGGTGATCTATTGATTCGATTAAATATTGAAACACCGACAAATTTAACAAAACATCAGATGGAATTATTACAAAAATTTGAAGAAAGTTTAGAAGAAAAAAATTATCCAAAGCGAAAAAGTCTCTTTGATAAAATAAAAGATTTGTTTCAATAA
- the rpsB gene encoding 30S ribosomal protein S2 — protein MAVITMKQLLEAGVHFGHQAKRWNPKMAKYIFTERNGIHVIDLHKSLKKIETAYDEMRKIVEDGGKVLFVGTKKQAQEAIKEQAERSGMYYVNSRWLGGMLTNFSTIKGRIERLKELERMEAEGILDTAYTKKEAATFRKELAKLSKNLTGIKEMKEVPQAIFVVDVKMEELAVTEADHLGIPVFAMIDTNVDPDKVTFPIPANDDAIRSVKLITSVMANAIVEGNQGKETVEPASEEIQVEEGSAE, from the coding sequence ATGGCAGTAATTACTATGAAACAACTATTAGAAGCCGGAGTACACTTCGGACACCAAGCAAAAAGATGGAATCCAAAAATGGCAAAGTACATTTTTACAGAAAGAAACGGAATCCATGTAATCGATTTACACAAATCTTTAAAGAAGATTGAAACTGCTTACGATGAAATGAGAAAAATCGTAGAAGATGGAGGAAAAGTTCTATTTGTTGGAACAAAGAAACAAGCGCAAGAAGCCATCAAAGAACAAGCAGAAAGATCAGGAATGTACTATGTAAATAGTAGATGGTTGGGAGGAATGTTAACAAACTTCTCTACAATCAAAGGAAGAATTGAAAGATTAAAAGAATTAGAAAGAATGGAAGCAGAAGGAATTTTAGATACTGCTTATACAAAAAAAGAAGCAGCTACTTTCAGAAAAGAATTAGCAAAATTATCTAAAAACTTAACTGGTATTAAAGAAATGAAAGAAGTACCTCAAGCTATTTTTGTAGTAGACGTAAAAATGGAAGAATTGGCTGTAACAGAAGCAGACCACTTAGGAATTCCAGTATTTGCTATGATCGATACAAACGTAGATCCGGATAAAGTAACTTTCCCTATTCCTGCAAATGACGATGCTATCAGATCAGTAAAATTGATTACTTCTGTTATGGCAAATGCAATTGTAGAAGGAAACCAAGGAAAAGAAACTGTAGAACCTGCTTCAGAAGAAATTCAAGTAGAAGAAGGATCAGCAGAATAA
- the smpB gene encoding SsrA-binding protein SmpB, which produces MILAGNKKAYFDYFVEDKLEAGIELQGSEVKSAKAGKVSIKESFIRIINGELFIMGMSIVPWSFGSIYNPEERRVRRLLLHKKEIRRLHEKVSQKGYTIVPLDVHLSHGYVKLEIALARGKKTYDKRESIAKRDSERDIRRSLKENNR; this is translated from the coding sequence ATGATATTAGCAGGAAATAAGAAGGCATATTTCGATTATTTCGTGGAAGATAAATTGGAAGCAGGGATTGAATTACAAGGAAGTGAAGTGAAGTCTGCCAAGGCAGGAAAGGTAAGTATTAAAGAATCTTTTATTCGAATTATCAATGGGGAACTTTTTATTATGGGAATGTCTATTGTTCCTTGGTCTTTTGGAAGTATTTATAATCCGGAAGAAAGAAGAGTACGAAGATTGCTATTACATAAAAAAGAAATTCGTCGTTTACATGAAAAGGTGAGCCAAAAGGGGTATACAATTGTTCCTTTGGATGTTCATCTTTCTCATGGCTATGTGAAATTGGAAATTGCATTAGCAAGAGGAAAGAAAACATATGATAAACGTGAGAGTATTGCAAAAAGAGACAGTGAGAGAGATATTCGTAGAAGCTTAAAAGAAAATAATCGGTAG
- the rnr gene encoding ribonuclease R, producing the protein MREEFVRGTFSIIKERFAFVDTEEGEGIFIPKTAFHGALDGDVVLVRITKDKTEEHGREGEVTEIVSREKEKIVGILERRSDFGFVRPTHAFGKDIYIPRGKMKKAQNGELVVVSIYFWGDKDRKPEGEIIEVLGDPYNTKNMVDALIYREGMSEEFPRKVKTELKNIRTTISEKEVSSRHDLREYSIITIDGEDARDLDDAVYVEKMKNGNYKLLVCIADVSYYIPENSELDLEAQKRGNSVYLVDRVLPMFPKEISNGICSLNENEDKLTFTCEMEIDSTGKVIQAEMYKSVIRSVHRMTYTKVNEMIEGKEQTLQEYQDIQEMVKDMLDLSQILRARKYARGSIDFDLSEIKLVLDEEEKVKYVKLRERGEAEKIIEDFMIAANEAVAEKLFWMEIPSVYRTHEKPERERLQKLNESLKNFHYRVHNLEDVHPKQFQEMIEDSKEKGVNLIVHKMILMALKQARYSMENVGHFGLASECYTHFTSPIRRYADLEVHRILDSTLKSYPSGKELSRNVKKLPKICEHISKTERTAMKVEEESVKIKLVEYMMNQVGEEFSAIVTGFSNHRVFFETEEHIEVSWDVVSSRHFYEFDEREYAMLDREQTEHQYHMGDKVKIVIVKASLQELEIEAVPTIVMQKGW; encoded by the coding sequence ATGAGAGAAGAATTTGTACGAGGAACTTTTAGTATTATTAAAGAACGATTTGCTTTTGTAGACACCGAAGAGGGAGAGGGAATTTTTATTCCAAAGACAGCATTTCATGGAGCTTTAGATGGAGATGTTGTTTTAGTTCGAATCACGAAGGATAAGACAGAAGAACATGGACGTGAGGGAGAAGTTACAGAAATTGTGAGTCGAGAAAAAGAAAAAATTGTCGGAATTTTAGAACGACGTTCCGACTTTGGTTTTGTTCGTCCAACGCATGCTTTTGGAAAGGATATTTATATTCCAAGAGGAAAGATGAAGAAAGCTCAAAATGGAGAGTTAGTAGTGGTATCTATTTATTTTTGGGGAGATAAGGATAGAAAACCGGAGGGAGAAATTATTGAAGTATTAGGAGATCCCTATAATACCAAAAATATGGTAGATGCTTTGATTTATCGGGAAGGAATGTCGGAAGAATTTCCAAGAAAAGTAAAGACAGAGTTAAAAAATATTCGTACAACAATCTCAGAAAAGGAAGTGTCTTCTCGACACGATTTGAGAGAATATTCTATCATTACGATTGATGGAGAAGATGCAAGAGATTTAGATGATGCTGTTTATGTGGAAAAAATGAAAAATGGAAATTACAAACTGTTAGTTTGTATTGCAGATGTTTCTTACTATATTCCAGAAAATTCAGAGCTTGATTTAGAAGCTCAAAAACGAGGAAACTCCGTTTATTTAGTGGACAGAGTCTTGCCTATGTTTCCTAAGGAAATTTCAAATGGAATTTGCTCTTTAAATGAAAACGAGGATAAGTTGACTTTTACTTGTGAGATGGAAATTGATAGTACAGGAAAAGTGATACAAGCAGAGATGTATAAATCTGTGATTCGAAGTGTACACCGTATGACTTATACAAAAGTGAATGAAATGATAGAAGGCAAGGAACAAACTTTACAAGAATATCAAGATATTCAAGAAATGGTAAAGGATATGTTAGACTTGTCTCAAATTTTACGAGCCAGAAAGTATGCAAGAGGAAGTATTGATTTTGATTTATCTGAAATTAAACTAGTTTTAGATGAGGAAGAAAAAGTGAAATATGTAAAACTTCGAGAACGAGGAGAAGCGGAAAAAATTATTGAAGATTTTATGATTGCTGCAAACGAAGCAGTAGCAGAAAAATTATTTTGGATGGAAATTCCTTCTGTGTATAGAACTCACGAAAAGCCGGAACGAGAAAGATTGCAAAAATTGAATGAAAGCTTAAAGAATTTCCATTATCGAGTTCATAATTTAGAAGATGTACACCCGAAGCAATTTCAAGAAATGATCGAAGACTCTAAGGAAAAAGGTGTAAATTTGATTGTTCATAAAATGATATTGATGGCATTAAAACAAGCGAGATATAGTATGGAAAATGTGGGACATTTTGGACTTGCTTCCGAATGTTATACTCATTTTACTTCTCCAATTCGTCGATATGCAGATTTAGAGGTACATCGAATTTTAGATTCCACTTTAAAGTCTTATCCGAGTGGAAAGGAATTGTCTCGAAATGTTAAAAAGCTACCAAAGATTTGTGAGCATATTTCAAAGACAGAAAGAACGGCGATGAAGGTAGAAGAAGAAAGTGTAAAAATTAAATTGGTAGAATATATGATGAATCAAGTAGGAGAGGAATTTTCAGCAATTGTTACCGGTTTCAGTAATCATCGTGTATTCTTTGAAACGGAAGAACATATTGAAGTAAGTTGGGATGTGGTATCTTCCCGTCATTTTTATGAATTTGATGAGAGAGAGTATGCAATGCTAGATCGAGAACAGACGGAACATCAATATCATATGGGAGATAAGGTAAAAATTGTTATTGTAAAGGCAAGTTTACAGGAATTGGAAATTGAAGCGGTACCAACGATCGTTATGCAAAAAGGTTGGTAA
- a CDS encoding acyl-[ACP]--phospholipid O-acyltransferase, which yields MLLKERRFLPLFLTQFLGALNDNLLKMAIITFITYHLQGSLTEKGILISSVNVITILPMFFISATAGQFADKFQRNSLVKIIKGIEIFGILLCIFFFYSGQYPLILVTLFVMSMRSAFFGPLKYSILPQHLKEAELISANAFVDTSTYLAVLFGTILGTYLHSPTFVLAFLLSSAVIGFISSFFIPISPAPRPKAKLHKNILKDIRITYRKVAELKVIYQTILGISWFWSLAAVVMLLIYPLCESVLGTSRNAVAVFMLIFALGISIGAYLCTKILKGVVHPTYVPLSSLGMAISMFALYWATNRYVPPFENLHTVPFFTSFVGIRMAIILFLLAFFSGMYLVPLNTFLQTRAPKKYLATVIAGNNIVNACGMVFLSIFIMILFHLGISIPQIFFFLSLVSILVAFYILTMLPDALPRSIAQSLLAIFFKVEVKGLEHFEKAGKRVLVIANHTSLLDGLLVAAFMPERLIFAINTHIAKKWWVKIFKPVVTLHPLDPTNPVALKNIIDELKKNQKCIIFPEGRITVTGSLMKVYEGAGVVANAADANILPVRIDGAQFSKFSYLKTKFKTTYFPKITITVLPHTKITLEEGTSPAVRRKQIGDQLYTIMTNMMYQSSPISTPLFRALLTARKIHGKGHVVAEDIGRRPITYQQLILKSYVLGKFFQDSIEEKHVALMLPNSLANVVAYFGLQSVGKIPAMVNFTQGEAQILSCLDTANVKTLITAKKMVDLMELQPLIESLEHIGIRVLYLEEVQEELSYTQKLVGMYRYYRRYSPKVDSSDIATILFTSGSEGMPKAVALNHENLQANRYQISSVFAFNEKDVFFNMLPMFHSFGLEVGTILPLLSGIKVFFYPSPVHYKIVPELVYDSNATILCGTDTFFQGYAKQANPYDFYNIKYAIVGAEKLKDSTSQIWMEKFGVRILEGYGITETSPVLAVNTPMYQKKNSVGKWMPGIEYRLEEIEGVEEGGRLFVKGKNIMRGYLKNGELETLPDGWYDTGDIVSVDEEGFVHILGRAKRFAKIGGEMVSLSAVEEVLQEKYPDIKLAVISIQDEKKGEQLVLFTEAENMDSKELLDYFKTKHYSELWIPKKILTKQEIPILGTGKTNYVKLREMLDTK from the coding sequence ATGTTATTAAAAGAACGAAGATTTTTGCCATTATTTTTAACACAATTCTTGGGAGCTTTGAATGATAATCTTTTAAAAATGGCAATTATTACCTTTATTACTTATCATTTACAAGGGAGTTTAACGGAAAAAGGAATCTTAATTAGTAGTGTCAATGTGATTACCATTTTACCGATGTTTTTTATTTCGGCAACTGCCGGACAATTTGCAGATAAATTTCAAAGGAATAGTTTAGTTAAGATCATTAAAGGAATTGAAATTTTTGGAATTCTTCTATGTATTTTTTTCTTTTATTCAGGACAATACCCTCTTATTTTAGTTACTTTATTTGTGATGAGTATGCGTTCTGCTTTTTTTGGTCCTTTGAAATATTCAATTTTACCGCAACATTTAAAAGAAGCAGAATTGATTTCTGCGAATGCGTTTGTAGATACTTCAACTTATTTAGCAGTGTTATTTGGAACTATTTTAGGGACCTATTTACATTCCCCTACTTTTGTATTAGCCTTTTTATTAAGTAGTGCAGTGATTGGATTTATCAGCAGTTTTTTTATTCCGATATCGCCGGCACCTAGACCGAAGGCAAAATTACATAAAAATATTTTAAAAGATATTCGCATTACCTATCGAAAAGTAGCAGAATTAAAAGTGATATATCAAACCATTTTAGGAATTTCTTGGTTTTGGTCTTTAGCAGCTGTGGTCATGCTTTTGATCTATCCACTTTGTGAGTCAGTATTGGGAACTTCAAGAAATGCTGTTGCTGTCTTTATGTTAATTTTTGCTTTAGGAATTTCGATAGGAGCTTATCTGTGTACTAAGATTTTAAAAGGAGTGGTACACCCTACTTATGTACCTTTAAGTTCTTTGGGAATGGCAATTTCGATGTTCGCTTTATACTGGGCAACAAATCGCTATGTTCCACCTTTTGAAAATTTACATACCGTTCCTTTCTTCACAAGCTTCGTGGGAATTCGTATGGCCATTATTTTATTCTTACTTGCTTTTTTTTCAGGAATGTATCTAGTTCCTTTGAATACTTTTTTGCAAACGAGAGCACCTAAAAAATATTTGGCAACTGTGATTGCAGGAAATAATATTGTGAATGCTTGCGGAATGGTATTCTTATCTATTTTTATAATGATTTTGTTTCATTTAGGAATTTCTATTCCTCAAATTTTCTTTTTCTTGTCTTTGGTTAGTATCTTGGTAGCTTTTTATATTTTGACAATGTTACCGGATGCATTACCTCGTTCCATTGCCCAGAGTTTATTGGCTATTTTCTTTAAAGTAGAGGTAAAAGGATTGGAACATTTTGAAAAAGCAGGAAAAAGAGTTTTAGTCATCGCGAATCATACCTCCTTATTGGATGGCTTATTGGTTGCCGCTTTTATGCCGGAGAGATTGATTTTTGCGATCAATACTCATATTGCAAAGAAATGGTGGGTAAAAATCTTTAAACCGGTTGTTACTTTACACCCATTAGATCCAACCAATCCCGTTGCCTTAAAGAACATTATTGATGAGTTGAAAAAAAATCAGAAATGTATCATTTTTCCGGAAGGAAGAATTACGGTGACAGGTTCTTTGATGAAAGTGTATGAGGGAGCAGGAGTGGTGGCAAATGCAGCCGATGCAAATATTCTACCTGTTCGAATTGATGGAGCTCAATTTTCTAAATTTTCTTATCTAAAAACAAAATTTAAAACGACTTATTTTCCTAAGATTACAATTACGGTACTTCCCCATACAAAAATTACATTAGAAGAGGGGACTAGCCCTGCCGTAAGAAGAAAACAAATTGGAGATCAGTTATATACTATTATGACAAATATGATGTATCAGTCTTCTCCGATTTCCACTCCTTTGTTTCGAGCACTATTGACAGCGAGAAAAATACATGGGAAAGGTCATGTTGTTGCGGAGGACATTGGACGTAGACCCATTACTTATCAACAATTGATTTTAAAAAGTTATGTTTTAGGGAAATTTTTTCAAGATAGCATAGAAGAAAAACATGTGGCTTTGATGTTACCAAATTCTTTAGCAAATGTTGTTGCATATTTCGGTTTACAATCAGTAGGGAAGATACCTGCCATGGTAAACTTTACTCAGGGGGAGGCACAAATTCTTTCTTGCCTAGATACTGCTAATGTGAAGACTTTAATTACGGCAAAGAAAATGGTTGACCTTATGGAATTACAACCTTTAATAGAGAGCTTGGAACACATAGGGATTCGTGTGTTGTATTTAGAAGAGGTGCAGGAAGAATTAAGCTATACACAGAAACTCGTAGGAATGTATCGTTATTATCGTAGATATTCACCAAAAGTAGACTCTTCCGATATTGCTACCATTTTATTTACTTCCGGTTCGGAGGGAATGCCTAAGGCAGTTGCCTTAAATCACGAAAACTTACAAGCGAATCGTTACCAGATTTCTTCTGTGTTTGCTTTCAATGAAAAAGATGTTTTCTTCAATATGTTGCCAATGTTTCATTCTTTTGGTTTAGAGGTAGGGACTATTTTGCCTCTTTTATCGGGGATTAAAGTATTTTTTTATCCTTCACCGGTTCATTATAAGATTGTTCCGGAATTAGTATATGATAGTAATGCTACCATTTTATGTGGAACGGATACTTTTTTTCAAGGTTATGCAAAACAAGCAAATCCTTATGATTTCTATAATATTAAATATGCGATTGTAGGAGCAGAAAAATTGAAAGACAGCACTTCTCAAATTTGGATGGAAAAATTTGGGGTTCGTATCTTAGAAGGATATGGAATTACAGAAACGAGTCCTGTTTTAGCAGTCAATACTCCTATGTATCAAAAGAAAAATAGTGTTGGAAAATGGATGCCGGGAATTGAGTATCGTTTAGAAGAAATTGAAGGCGTAGAAGAGGGAGGAAGGCTGTTTGTCAAAGGTAAAAATATCATGAGAGGATATTTGAAAAATGGGGAGTTGGAAACTCTTCCGGACGGATGGTATGATACAGGGGATATTGTTTCTGTTGATGAAGAAGGTTTCGTACATATATTGGGGAGAGCAAAACGCTTTGCAAAGATTGGTGGAGAAATGGTCTCTTTAAGTGCTGTGGAGGAAGTGTTGCAGGAAAAGTATCCTGACATAAAATTAGCTGTGATTTCTATACAAGACGAAAAAAAAGGAGAACAACTAGTTCTTTTTACAGAAGCAGAAAATATGGATAGTAAGGAATTATTAGACTATTTTAAGACAAAGCATTATAGTGAGTTATGGATTCCTAAAAAAATTCTAACAAAACAAGAAATTCCTATCTTAGGAACCGGGAAGACCAATTATGTAAAACTGAGAGAAATGCTTGACACAAAATGA